In Gracilimonas sp., a single window of DNA contains:
- the deoC gene encoding deoxyribose-phosphate aldolase yields MKYPDFNQTIPIDHVGVEERVARLNSRSIKKESKLQALKLALSMIDHTTLEGKDSPGKVIQLCKKAKQPHPPIPDLPTVAAVCVYPRMVEIAKKELKGSGVNVASVATAFPSGQAPLSMRLEDTRFAVSKGADEIDMVISRGAFLNGEYNLVFDEIAAVKEACGDAHLKVILETGELHSLENVRKASDLAMHAGADFIKTSTGKVSPAATQPVTLVMLEAIRDFYYDTGKMIGMKPAGGIRTAKQAIQYLVIVKETLGADWLNKDYFRFGASSLTNDLLMQIVKQQTGHYQSLDYFSND; encoded by the coding sequence ATGAAATATCCTGATTTCAATCAGACGATCCCTATTGATCACGTTGGTGTAGAAGAACGAGTGGCTCGTTTAAATTCCCGCAGTATCAAGAAAGAATCCAAGCTGCAGGCCCTTAAACTTGCACTAAGCATGATTGACCATACTACGCTTGAGGGAAAGGATTCGCCCGGGAAAGTGATCCAGCTCTGTAAAAAAGCAAAGCAGCCTCATCCGCCCATTCCTGATTTACCTACTGTAGCCGCCGTTTGTGTATATCCACGAATGGTGGAAATAGCCAAAAAAGAACTAAAAGGAAGTGGAGTTAATGTAGCGAGTGTGGCAACAGCTTTTCCAAGTGGACAGGCACCCCTTTCGATGCGATTGGAAGATACCCGATTTGCCGTTTCTAAAGGGGCAGATGAAATTGATATGGTAATCAGCCGGGGTGCTTTTTTGAATGGTGAATACAATCTGGTTTTTGATGAAATTGCGGCCGTCAAAGAAGCATGCGGTGATGCTCACCTGAAAGTAATCCTGGAAACAGGAGAATTACATTCTTTGGAAAATGTGCGTAAAGCCAGTGATTTGGCAATGCATGCCGGTGCAGATTTTATCAAAACATCTACCGGGAAAGTGAGTCCGGCAGCAACTCAACCTGTTACTTTGGTAATGCTGGAAGCAATCCGTGATTTTTACTATGATACCGGGAAAATGATCGGAATGAAGCCCGCCGGGGGAATCCGAACTGCGAAACAAGCCATCCAATATTTGGTTATAGTTAAAGAAACCTTAGGAGCTGACTGGCTAAATAAGGATTATTTTCGATTTGGCGCCAGCTCCCTTACCAACGATCTGCTTATGCAAATTGTGAAACAACAAACCGGCCACTATCAATCTCTTGATTACTTCAGTAATGACTGA
- a CDS encoding aldehyde dehydrogenase family protein: MSETETKETTYKPTSPNSKLDFASIWEYAPAPQESGFAEIKDRYDLFIDGKFVKPSKGRYFKSTNPANEEIITEFGEATKKDVDKAVKAARKAYEGEWSRISPKERGKYIYRIARMLQERAREFAVLESMDGGKPIRESRDVDIPLVAAYFFYYAGWADKLEYAFPGKKPEPLGVCGQIIPWNFPLLMLAWKIAPALACGNTVVLKPAETTSLTALKFAELVKDAGLPDGVVNIITGAGQTGAEIVNHPGIDKIAFTGSTNVGKIIQKSLAGTDKKYTLELGGKGALVIFEDAPIDQAVEGIINAIYFNQGHVCCAGSRLLVQEGVADKVITKLKDRLETLIVGDPLDKNTDIGAINSKEQFETVNKYLELGVEEGADIYQSKCKIPENGYFIRPTLFTNVSQSNRIVQEEIFGPVLTVQTFRTADEGIEKANNTPYGLANGVWTDKGSKIFKVGNGMRSGVIWANTYNKFDPTSPFGGYKESGVGREGGMHGLAAYTKI, encoded by the coding sequence ATGTCCGAGACCGAAACAAAAGAAACTACTTACAAACCAACTTCACCCAATTCAAAACTGGATTTTGCGTCCATTTGGGAATATGCTCCTGCACCGCAAGAATCTGGTTTTGCAGAAATCAAAGATCGTTATGATTTGTTCATTGATGGAAAGTTCGTCAAACCCTCTAAAGGCCGTTATTTTAAGAGTACAAATCCGGCTAACGAAGAGATAATCACTGAATTTGGTGAGGCTACAAAAAAGGATGTTGATAAAGCAGTAAAAGCGGCTCGAAAAGCATATGAGGGCGAATGGTCTCGTATTTCTCCCAAAGAAAGGGGTAAATACATTTATCGAATTGCTCGGATGTTACAGGAACGGGCCAGAGAATTTGCGGTACTGGAATCCATGGACGGAGGTAAACCGATTCGTGAATCCCGTGATGTCGATATTCCGTTGGTTGCCGCGTATTTCTTTTATTACGCCGGGTGGGCCGATAAACTTGAATATGCTTTTCCCGGTAAAAAACCAGAACCTTTAGGGGTATGTGGTCAAATCATACCCTGGAATTTCCCGTTACTAATGCTGGCCTGGAAAATAGCCCCGGCTCTGGCTTGTGGAAATACCGTAGTGCTTAAACCTGCTGAAACCACTTCACTCACAGCTTTAAAGTTTGCTGAGTTAGTTAAAGATGCAGGGCTTCCTGATGGTGTCGTGAATATTATAACAGGAGCCGGACAAACAGGTGCCGAAATTGTAAACCACCCCGGAATTGACAAAATCGCATTTACCGGTTCAACGAATGTGGGTAAAATCATTCAAAAATCTTTAGCCGGAACCGATAAAAAGTACACGCTGGAACTTGGAGGAAAAGGAGCATTGGTAATTTTTGAAGATGCCCCAATCGATCAAGCCGTTGAAGGCATTATTAATGCCATTTATTTCAATCAGGGGCATGTATGTTGTGCCGGCTCCCGATTATTGGTCCAGGAAGGTGTAGCCGATAAGGTTATCACCAAATTAAAAGATCGCCTCGAAACTTTGATTGTAGGTGATCCGTTGGATAAAAATACGGACATCGGGGCTATCAACTCTAAAGAGCAATTCGAAACCGTAAATAAATATTTGGAATTGGGTGTTGAGGAAGGCGCCGATATCTATCAAAGTAAATGCAAAATTCCTGAGAATGGATATTTTATTCGTCCTACCCTGTTTACCAATGTCTCCCAGTCAAACCGAATTGTACAGGAAGAGATATTTGGCCCGGTATTGACCGTACAAACTTTCCGCACGGCTGATGAAGGCATCGAAAAAGCCAACAATACTCCCTACGGATTGGCAAATGGCGTTTGGACTGACAAAGGTTCCAAAATATTTAAAGTAGGCAATGGAATGAGGTCGGGAGTCATATGGGCTAACACCTATAACAAGTTTGACCCTACCTCCCCATTTGGCGGTTATAAAGAAAGTGGTGTTGGCCGGGAAGGCGGAATGCACGGATTAGCTGCATATACAAAAATTTAA
- a CDS encoding DUF1761 domain-containing protein: MEISAINWLAVIAASLVGFAIGFIWYGPLFGKPWMNAVGMTEEDAQKGNMAKIFGFTFVFQFVMAICLAMFFYGDPASADMINASNGAFYGFLTGFGWVAMAIGVNALYEQKSWKYIFINGGFWTVVFTLMGFILGGWK; this comes from the coding sequence ATGGAAATTTCTGCAATAAACTGGCTGGCTGTAATAGCCGCTTCACTTGTTGGATTTGCGATTGGTTTTATATGGTACGGACCTTTATTCGGAAAACCCTGGATGAATGCTGTTGGTATGACAGAAGAGGATGCCCAAAAAGGAAATATGGCAAAAATATTCGGTTTTACCTTTGTATTTCAATTTGTCATGGCTATTTGTCTGGCTATGTTTTTTTATGGCGATCCAGCCTCTGCAGATATGATTAATGCAAGCAACGGGGCTTTTTACGGTTTCCTTACCGGCTTTGGATGGGTAGCAATGGCTATAGGGGTGAATGCCCTGTATGAGCAAAAATCCTGGAAATACATCTTTATTAACGGCGGATTTTGGACCGTAGTTTTTACTTTAATGGGGTTTATTCTGGGGGGATGGAAATAA
- a CDS encoding SPOR domain-containing protein, giving the protein MKYLSILILIISAVACSTSEQTVRDAMDDFRENYEDEGVISGLNFEDFRTRLSDAYTYRENKIPDAFNRVKVQQEEKKNLYEGYRIQIYSGQNMVGADTTAALFRAWADTTIAGYQPNTYVFFRAPYFRVHVGDFHDRDKAIQFSNIVKRRFRDAWVVYDKVNPNNVPSDTTTIETKQ; this is encoded by the coding sequence ATGAAATATCTTTCTATATTAATTTTGATAATTTCAGCAGTAGCATGTTCTACTTCCGAGCAAACTGTACGGGATGCAATGGATGACTTCAGGGAAAATTATGAGGATGAAGGAGTTATCTCAGGGCTGAATTTTGAAGATTTCCGAACCCGGCTTTCCGATGCATACACATACCGCGAAAATAAGATACCTGATGCTTTCAACCGGGTCAAAGTTCAGCAAGAGGAAAAGAAAAATTTGTACGAAGGGTACCGCATTCAAATTTATTCCGGGCAAAATATGGTGGGAGCTGATACCACAGCAGCCCTGTTCAGAGCTTGGGCAGACACTACAATTGCAGGCTACCAACCAAATACTTATGTGTTCTTTCGAGCCCCCTATTTTCGGGTACATGTAGGAGATTTCCACGATCGAGACAAAGCTATACAATTCTCAAATATTGTTAAACGTCGCTTCAGAGATGCCTGGGTTGTTTATGATAAGGTAAACCCAAATAATGTGCCTTCTGATACAACCACTATTGAAACCAAACAATAA
- a CDS encoding PP2C family protein-serine/threonine phosphatase: MGLKNEAQSGYGTKKFYQEYVSGMSRERFSKELSADTERLKLVYKEAVEDIERQQGQQLPGHVKFLRLFSDLTQRLNPTRRLIFGLGSVSFVAYYLLNFFGILEFFLIGDLLLPFGFLSMFMLLLIELLEKSDVQKEIDLARDIQLSLLPGTSLNKENLEVYSFAHTAKEVGGDYLDVIETERGTYVIIADVSGKGLSAALYMVRLQALVSMIIEKEQPTPKELFLQLNNYIKSNSRDKTFVTGCVAFFPNDEDHFEYIRAGHNIPIYYNKERDTTFKLKSNGFALGMTSTKLLDKNMEVKKFHFKPGDSVLFYTDGLNEARNEHNEEYGEERIESLMEIYGSLHAKTIIGKVQSSLETFIGSVDPLDDVTFTCIHRPSK; this comes from the coding sequence TTGGGTTTAAAAAACGAAGCACAATCCGGATACGGTACTAAGAAGTTTTACCAAGAATATGTTTCCGGCATGAGCCGAGAACGCTTTTCTAAAGAACTCTCTGCAGATACCGAACGCCTTAAACTGGTTTATAAAGAGGCCGTAGAAGACATTGAACGACAGCAAGGGCAACAACTTCCAGGGCATGTCAAATTTCTTCGTCTCTTTTCAGACCTTACCCAGCGACTGAATCCAACCAGAAGATTAATTTTTGGGCTGGGTTCTGTTAGTTTTGTTGCTTACTACCTGCTTAATTTTTTCGGGATTCTGGAATTTTTCTTGATCGGAGACCTGCTTCTCCCCTTTGGTTTCTTATCAATGTTTATGTTGCTGCTTATTGAACTACTGGAAAAATCGGATGTGCAAAAAGAAATTGACTTAGCCCGGGATATTCAGCTAAGCCTGCTTCCCGGAACCTCATTGAATAAAGAGAATCTGGAAGTATATTCTTTTGCCCATACTGCAAAAGAAGTAGGCGGAGATTATTTAGATGTAATTGAAACTGAGCGGGGCACCTATGTAATCATTGCCGATGTTTCCGGCAAGGGCCTGAGCGCCGCTCTTTACATGGTTCGCCTACAGGCATTGGTAAGTATGATTATCGAAAAAGAACAACCTACCCCCAAAGAACTCTTTCTCCAATTAAATAATTACATAAAAAGTAACAGCAGAGACAAAACCTTTGTAACCGGTTGTGTGGCCTTTTTCCCAAATGATGAGGATCATTTCGAATATATTCGGGCAGGACATAACATCCCCATCTATTATAACAAAGAACGTGATACTACTTTCAAATTGAAATCAAACGGTTTTGCTTTGGGTATGACCTCCACCAAACTCCTTGATAAAAATATGGAAGTGAAGAAATTTCACTTTAAACCCGGAGACTCTGTTTTATTTTACACCGACGGTTTAAATGAAGCTCGTAACGAACATAATGAAGAATATGGTGAAGAGCGTATAGAATCCCTGATGGAAATATACGGATCTCTGCATGCCAAGACCATCATCGGAAAAGTCCAATCTTCACTTGAAACTTTTATCGGTTCCGTAGATCCACTGGACGATGTAACCTTTACCTGTATACATCGCCCAAGCAAGTAG
- a CDS encoding aldehyde dehydrogenase family protein — protein MSEKRIDVKKTYKMYIGGGFPRSESGRTYKVYDSDKNLVADACQGSRKDFREAVKVARSAFSGWSGRSAYNRGQILYRIAEMMENRRDQFMQELGPIGFKTSEAEADINAAIDRLIYYAGWTDKYQQVFGSINPVASAHFNFSMLEPTGVVTAFAPENSPLLGLVSVIAPIISGGNTCVILASEAHPLPAISFAEVLNSSDVPGGVVNILTGSRKELAEHFSSHMDVNALCYTDELPKEIKTLIDENASLNVKRVIKRPVNDWYGENAQSPYFLTDFQETKTTWHPVGF, from the coding sequence ATGTCTGAGAAAAGAATTGACGTAAAGAAAACTTATAAAATGTATATCGGAGGAGGATTCCCGCGCAGTGAGTCCGGCCGTACATATAAAGTATATGACAGCGACAAAAACTTGGTGGCCGATGCCTGCCAAGGTTCCCGTAAGGATTTTAGAGAGGCTGTAAAAGTAGCCCGCAGTGCTTTCAGTGGCTGGAGTGGTCGCAGTGCTTATAACCGCGGACAAATTCTCTACCGCATAGCCGAAATGATGGAAAATAGACGAGATCAGTTCATGCAGGAATTAGGGCCTATAGGTTTTAAAACCTCTGAGGCCGAAGCTGATATTAATGCAGCTATTGACCGGCTGATTTACTATGCAGGATGGACCGATAAATATCAACAAGTTTTTGGTTCCATTAACCCTGTAGCCAGTGCTCACTTCAACTTCAGTATGCTGGAACCAACGGGAGTAGTTACGGCTTTTGCCCCCGAAAACAGTCCTCTTTTGGGACTTGTTTCCGTGATCGCCCCAATAATATCAGGAGGAAATACTTGTGTGATTTTGGCATCCGAAGCCCATCCACTGCCGGCTATCAGTTTTGCGGAAGTATTGAATTCATCAGATGTACCCGGGGGAGTCGTTAATATTTTAACGGGGTCCAGAAAAGAATTAGCGGAACATTTTAGTTCACATATGGATGTAAATGCATTGTGCTATACGGATGAACTACCCAAAGAAATAAAAACATTGATAGACGAGAATGCCTCGCTTAACGTTAAACGTGTTATAAAACGCCCGGTTAATGATTGGTATGGAGAGAACGCACAATCTCCTTATTTTCTGACTGATTTTCAGGAAACTAAAACCACCTGGCATCCCGTTGGATTTTAA
- a CDS encoding VOC family protein, giving the protein MKFLILTATLLLSSYPVIGQNFNPKLDHLTILVEDLEVSADFYKNILQLEEIETPWGVNPSIRFFSIGGGQQLHVTNVDADSIKLNKVVHIAFNVEGFDSYLTFLKEKGIGYSNFAGDSKVPQVRPDGVLQVYFQDPDGYWIEINNAKY; this is encoded by the coding sequence ATGAAATTTTTAATACTCACGGCGACTTTACTCTTAAGTTCATACCCTGTTATTGGACAAAACTTTAATCCGAAACTGGATCATTTAACCATTTTGGTTGAAGACCTTGAAGTAAGTGCTGATTTTTATAAAAACATTCTACAACTTGAAGAAATAGAAACCCCTTGGGGCGTTAATCCTTCCATTAGATTTTTCTCTATTGGGGGTGGTCAACAACTGCATGTGACAAATGTGGATGCAGACAGTATAAAATTAAATAAAGTAGTTCATATTGCTTTTAATGTTGAAGGATTCGATTCCTACCTCACCTTTTTAAAAGAGAAGGGGATTGGCTATTCAAACTTTGCAGGTGACAGCAAAGTTCCACAAGTAAGACCAGATGGAGTGCTACAAGTATATTTTCAAGACCCGGATGGATACTGGATCGAAATTAATAATGCTAAATACTAG